From Musa acuminata AAA Group cultivar baxijiao chromosome BXJ3-8, Cavendish_Baxijiao_AAA, whole genome shotgun sequence, one genomic window encodes:
- the LOC103994599 gene encoding eukaryotic translation initiation factor 4G, with the protein MSVNQSRAERTQGQLRKPSRSGSSGQQRGSIGSGALGKGGSSAPSPISSSASSAAPSSISPSLSTNRSIKKSGNGHGGQSRIIPASTTSEASGAAPSTTAHRAVQNGAQAPQPSPGFSDASVPSGAKLIDMPTPRNASRGIPKSPYSQSATGASSSSTTSAPPKGDTSRTFPLQFGSINPGIVNGLQIPARTSSAPPNLDEQKCDQARIESFGAAPTLPVASIPKQQQQQQARKDVSGAQQSNSVETHPLPQSKRDVSIPVPSASVTSMPKSSVLPIPGMPPMPMPMPFQPHQPQIPPQLGGPSPQMQSPGLAANSLQMTMTLPVGNVPQVAQQIYVPGIQSHFVQQQAMMHQGQGLGFAPPISHQLSQQLGNMGMGISSQFPQQHMGKFSGPRKTIVKITHPETHEVLRLDKRMDSSKDGVSSGQRSLSNVIPQAQPIPTYSAAHQMNYYAPMQQNSYSPSPLIFTTTTVPLTSGQVPLSSQAPKYSYPVSQSGQNLSFMKSSMANAVPGGKPALSMPEAVNLEGLPVSTSLPYAVQINVKGLQSEIVGASSGTPPVVISMPLTEAEPVKSVKTVADATVSCHKNNETSPDGPAQQLKSGSEPLLTLPVLDKSSAAAPPVLSSQRMLSEASSTPESRTGDSGSVQSGSDIRKREPLRRSDSLKDNQKKQNRKDLRNSQQEHQLDVSSPEGAKLSSPKPTKSSYAGELISQEGCTNTENTEAVLASDLATPSAWSCNKAENMILSEVGATEPFKGEIMPAASGLSGSILEKEASQGTSLFHADSFGSAPDGVSIKEDVPSEVTTSLSPMMDGTNSRSLCTSSCLVNEVLDVMRDEMLDVTKHEKSEVSDASLQDSSDNNVHQPSTTKKSYKLFDPVMLLKQDDGGGNDGKVKFSDYHEADNKQFSSFVVGTKEGESRIANEENKTIDASLDPADSGTAPSNDIRSANDDKDKVDIFTTKCEIKYSEDIGLTDSGVIETAPVPSPSLSEVTQKSESEVVGLHSGLVSATSLRQKEKPSLETLKPKITTTRKKKRKEILSKADAAGTSDLYNAYTGPEEMHETVSNPESIDNSMTDTKSAHVDFTNKEVAASEEDGQNKAELDDWEDAADISTPKLKTSEHGHSADGHDYDGDEATTQKKYSRDFLMTLSQQFTELPVGFEIGSDISDALMSTPLGKSPCPSPGRIIDRPSGASRVDRRMVGNLDDEKWTKSPSFGLGRDRLDIGHGAAIVSLRPGQGVSHGVLRNPRGQASNQFGGILSGPTQSVASQGGMPRDADRWQRARGLMPSPQTPLQVMHKAERKYEVGKAVDQEEGKQRQLKAILNKLTPQNFEKFCAQVKEVNIDSAATLTGVISQIFDKALMEPTFCEMYANFCFHLSGALPDFNEDNERITFKRLLLNKCQEEFERGEREQAEANKVEEEGEIKQSEEEREKKRLRARRRMLGNIRLIGELYKKKMLTERIMHECIKKLLGQYQNPDEEDVEALCKLMSTIGEMIDHPKAKEHMDAYFDMMTNLSTNQKLSSRVRFMLRDAIDLRKNKWQQRRKVEGPKKIEEVHRDAAQERQAQSSRLARGPVISNFPRRGQVVDYGSRGSTPLTSPNSQQVGSLRGLPTQARGYGTQDVRLDDRHHFETRTVSLPLPQRSTDDDSITLGPQGGLARGMSTRGHPSISISNVLASESPAVGEHRRLTSGPNGTSYMADRFSGTAHDQVKPHDRTSYYGSRDFKISDHTSDRSVMSILPAGRTHGTSDSSLTSASEIRTLPEEVLREKSILAIREFYSAKDENEVALCIKELNAPSFYPSVISLWVTDSFERKDAERDHLTELIINLCKSRDSLLNQVQLLQGFESVLSSLEDSMNDAPRAAEFLGRIFAKFVMEDMVTLREIGRLLYEGGEEPGRLRETGIAADVLSNIFETIRSEKGGTILNEIRASSNLPFEDFQPHPKQSKMDAFL; encoded by the exons ATGTCCGTCAATCAATCCAGGGCTGAGAGGACCCAGGGTCAGCTTAGGAAACCCAGTCGATCGGGCAGCTCCGGCCAGCAAAGGGGTTCCATTGGCAGCGGCGCTCTCGGGAAGGGCGGCAGTTCCGCCCCTTCTCCTATCTCCTCGTCTGCTTCCTCTGCTGCTCCTTCGTCGATCTCCCCATCGTTGTCGACGAACCGCAG TATCAAGAAATCTGGTAATGGACACGGCGGTCAATCTAGAATAATTCCAGCAAGCACGACTTCTGAAGCGAGTGGTGCTGCTCCCTCTACCACCGCCCATCGTGCTGTTCAGAATGGTGCTCAGGCCCCCCAGCCTTCTCCTG GATTTTCAGATGCATCAGTCCCCAGCGGTGCAAAACTTATTGATATGCCGACCCCTAGAAATGCATCCCGAGGTATCCCTAAGTCGCCATATTCTCAATCTGCTACTGGAGCTTCAAGTTCTTCAACAACCTCGGCACCGCCCAAAG GGGATACATCTAGGACTTTTCCCCTTCAGTTTGGCTCGATAAACCCTGGCATCGTGAATGGATTGCAG ATCCCTGCTCGGACAAGCTCCGCGCCACCAAATCTGGATGAGCAGAAATGTGACCAG GCTCGCATTGAGTCGTTTGGAGCTGCTCCAACATTGCCTGTGGCCTCTATCCcaaaacagcagcagcaacagcaagcCAGAAAGGATGTCAGTGGTGCTCAGCAATCTAATAGTGTGGAGACCCATCCTCTACCACAATCAAAGAGGGATGTAAGCATCCCAGTCCCATCTGCCTCAGTCACATCCATGCCAAAATCATCTGTTCTTCCAATTCCTGGAATGCCTCCTATGCCTATGCCTATGCCATTTCAACCTCACCAACCACAAATTCCTCCTCAGCTTGGTGGCCCTAGTCCCCAAATGCAATCACCAGGCCTTGCAGCCAATTCACTTCAAATGACCATGACATTACCTGTGGGCAATGTTCCCCAAGTTGCACAGCAGATTTATGTTCCTGGCATCCAATCTCATTTTGTACAACAACAGGCAATGATGCACCAGGGCCAGGGTTTAGGGTTTGCCCCTCCAATTAGTCATCAATTGTCCCAGCAGTTAGGAAATATGGGAATGGGCATTTCTTCACAATTCCCTCAACAGCATATGGGTAAATTTAGTGGCCCTCGTAAGACTATAGTGAAAATAACTCATCCAGAGACTCATGAAGTGTTGAGGCTTGACAAAAGAATGGATTCTTCTAAGGATGGTGTTTCCTCTGGGCAAAGGTCACTTTCTAATGTAATCCCACAAGCTCAGCCTATTCCAACATATTCTGCAGCTCATCAGATGAACTACTACGCCCCCATGCAGCAGAATTCTTATAGCCCTTCTCCACTTATTTTTACCACCACTACTGTTCCTCTGACCAGTGGGCAGGTACCTCTGAGCTCACAGGCTCCAAAGTATAGCTATCCTGTGAGTCAAAGTGGACAAAACTTGTCCTTCATGAAGTCATCCATGGCCAATGCTGTTCCAGGTGGCAAACCTGCACTTTCCATGCCTGAAGCGGTCAACTTGGAAGGGTTACCAGTTTCCACCTCCCTCCCTTATGCAGTCCAGATAAATGTGAAAGGTTTACAAAGTGAAATAGTTGGTGCATCTTCCGGGACACCTCCAGTGGTAATTAGCATGCCTCTTACTGAGGCAGAACCAGTTAAGTCGGTGAAGACTGTGGCAGATGCTACCGTTTCCTGTCATAAAAATAATGAGACCAGTCCAGATGGACCTGCTCAGCAGCTCAAGTCAGGCTCCGAGCCACTACTTACATTGCCTGTCTTGGACAAAAGCTCAGCTGCTGCTCCTCCTGTGCTCTCATCACAGAGAATGCTCTCTGAAGCTTCATCCACCCCTGAATCACGAACTGGAGATTCTGGATCAGTTCAATCTGGAAGTGATATTAGGAAAAGAGAACCTCTTCGAAGATCTGATTCTTTAAAGGATAACCAGAAAAAGCAAAATAGAAAGGATCTTAGAAACTCCCAACAAGAACATCAG TTAGATGTGTCTTCTCCTGAAGGAGCAAAACTGTCTTCACCAAAACCAACCAAGAGTAGTTATGCGGGAGAGCTAATTTCTCAAGAAGGATGCACTAACACTGAGAATACTGAAGCTGTTTTGGCGTCTGATCTGGCCACTCCTTCAGCATGGTCTTGTAATAAAGCTGAAAACATGATTCTTTCGGAAGTAGGAGCAACTGAGCCATTTAAAGGTGAAATAATGCCTGCTGCTTCTGGCTTATCTGGATCGATATTGGAGAAGGAAGCATCTCAAGGTACTTCACTGTTTCATGCTGATTCATTTGGTTCAGCACCTGATGGCGTTTCTATCAAAGAGGATGTCCCTTCTGAGGTTACAACTTCTTTGAGTCCTATGATGGATGGAACTAATTCCAGGAGTTTGTGTACTAGCTCATGTTTGGTCAATGAAGTTTTGGACGTTATGAGAGATGAAATGCTTGATGTAACAAAGCATGAGAAGTCTGAAGTGTCAGATGCTTCATTGCAAGATTCTAGTGACAATAACGTGCATCAACCTTCTACAACCAAGAAGTCTTACAAACTTTTTGATCCAGTTATGTTGCTAAAACAAGATGATGGCGGAGGAAATGATGGGAAAGTGAAATTTAGTGATTACCATGAAGCAGACAACAAACAGTTTAGTAGCTTTGTTGTTGGAACTAAAGAGGGGGAAAGTAGAATAGCCAATGAAGAAAATAAGACAATTGATGCATCTCTGGACCCTGCTGATTCTGGAACTGCACCTAGCAATGATATTCGATCTGCCAATGATGACAAAGATAAGGTTGACATTTTTACAACCAAATGTGAAATAAAATACAGTGAGGATATTGGTTTAACTGATTCCGGTGTCATTGAGACAGCCCCTGTTCCTAGTCCATCTTTATCTGAGGTGACACAGAAGTCGGAATCTGAAGTTGTGGGTTTGCATAGTGGACTGGTTTCTGCAACAAGCTTGAGGCAGAAGGAGAAGCCTTCGTTGGAAACATTGAAGCCTAAGATTACTACcacaagaaaaaagaagagaaaggaaatacTTTCCAAAGCAGATGCTGCAGGGACTTCTGACCTTTACAATGCATACACAGGCCCAGAGGAAATGCATGAGACTGTTAGCAACCCAGAAAGCATAGATAATTCTATGACTGACACAAAGAGTGCACATGTAGATTTTACTAATAAGGAAGTGGCTGCAAGCGAGGAAGATGGGCAGAACAAAGCTGAGCTGGATGATTGGGAAGATGCAGCTGATATATCAACTCCAAAACTGAAAACATCAGAGCATGGGCATTCAGCTGATGGGCATGATTATGATGGTGATGAAGCTACTACTCAAAAGAAATACTCGAGGGACTTTCTAATGACCCTCTCGCAGCAGTTTACTGAGCTTCCTGTGGGTTTTGAGATTGGTTCTGACATATCAGATGCACTGATGAGCACTCCACTAGGGAAATCACCATGTCCAAGTCCTGGGAGGATCATAGATCGACCATCAGGTGCTTCTCGAGTAGACCGCCGTATGGTTGGCAATCTGGATGATGAAAAATGGACAAAATCTCCATCTTTCGGCCTTGGACGTGACAGGTTGGATATCGGGCATGGAGCTGCAATTGTCAGTCTTCGACCTGGGCAAGGTGTCAGTCATGGGGTTTTGAGAAATCCACGTGGGCAGGCATCCAATCAATTTGGAGGAATTCTATCGGGGCCAACACAGTCAGTGGCATCTCAGGGAGGCATGCCTCGTGATGCAGATAGGTGGCAGCGTGCAAGAGGTTTAATGCCCTCTCCTCAAACACCTTTGCAGGTAATGCACAAAGCTGAGAGAAAATATGAAGTGGGCAAAGCTGTTGATCAGGAAGAGGGAAAGCAAAGACAGCTAAAAGCTATCCTTAACAAATTGACCCctcaaaattttgaaaaattctGTGCCCAGGTCAAGGAGGTTAACATTGACAGTGCAGCTACTCTTACTGGTGTCATCTCACAGATCTTTGACAAAGCTTTGATGGAACCTACCTTTTGCGAAATGTATGCTAACTTTTGTTTTCATCTCTCTGGTGCACTACCTGATTTCAATGAAGACAATGAAAGAATAACTTTTAAAAGACTGCTTCTGAACAAATGTCAAGAAGAATTTGAAAGAGGGGAGAGAGAACAAGCTGAAGCTAACAAAGTCGAGGAGGAGGGTGAGATCAAGCAGTCCGAAGAGGAGAGGGAAAAGAAAAGGCTCCGGGCCCGCAGGCGCATGCTGGGTAATATTAGGTTGATTGGGGAATTGtacaaaaagaaaatgttgaCTGAGAGAATTATGCATGAGTGCATCAAGAAGTTGCTAGGCCAGTATCAGAATCCTGATGAGGAAGATGTTGAAGCGCTGTGCAAATTGATGAGTACAATTGGGGAGATGATAGATCACCCCAAGGCAAAAGAGCACATGGATGCATATTTTGATATGATGACAAATCTATCAACAAATCAAAAGTTATCTTCACGTGTTAGATTTATGCTGAGAGATGCAATTGACCTTAGAAAAAATAAATGGCAACAGAGAAGGAAAGTTGAGGGGCCAAAGAAGATcgaggaggttcacagagatgcaGCTCAAGAAAGGCAAGCTCAATCAAGTAGGTTGGCTCGTGGTCCTGTCATTAGTAATTTCCCAAGACGTGGTCAAGTAGTTGACTATGGTTCCCGTGGATCCACACCGTTAACTTCTCCAAATTCCCAGCAGGTTGGCAGTCTTCGTGGATTGCCAACTCAGGCTCGTGGGTATGGCACCCAGGATGTACGCTTGGATGATAGGCATCATTTTGAAACAAGAACCGTGTCGCTTCCTCTACCGCAAAGGTCTACTGATGATGATTCTATTACCCTTGGTCCTCAAGGTGGCCTGGCTAGGGGAATGTCTACAAGAGGACACCCATCAATATCAATATCTAATGTTCTGGCTTCTGAATCTCCAGCTGTTGGAGAACATCGTAGATTGACATCAGGTCCAAATGGTACTAGTTATATGGCAGATAGGTTTTCTGGAACAGCACATGATCAAGTAAAACCTCATGATCGTACTAGTTACTATGGAAGCAGAGACTTCAAGATTTCAGATCATACTTCTGATAGATCAGTTATGTCTATTCTACCTGCTGGGCGAACTCATGGTACTTCAGACAGCAGCCTAACTTCAGCTTCTGAAATAAGAACATTACCAGAAGAAGTTCTGCGAGAAAAATCAATTTTAGCAATAAGAGAGTTCTATAG
- the LOC135644144 gene encoding pentatricopeptide repeat-containing protein At1g62914, mitochondrial-like — protein sequence MHVILTQKQIEFRGSHADPPPPMLPAAFRRARHRPPPRPLPQAPAPSFPPPSPLPTNFSTPYAVCASQGFDPIDQFLPPRTLPRSPSRRHLYRETLLSLAYVLKTAPGRLHDLKSLALDGLRAAPLARLLCSFPRHQPALAFFDAALPDLSADTVSSCCEAAHLVATIGDPALKPLAQDLLASLLRRIGPGRAAEIIHWIDRHQSHYPALHLVLHGFLDAGMASEAVDVLARIRKQGEIPSLTALAILLRLLFRGGDSRKAWKLFKDMIGRGPRPSFRTFNAMILGSCQKGHVRVGEGLLQVMPRLHCEPDACSYNILLKAHCIYRRTSYAFDLFDSMLSSGCAPTVVTYSILIDALCHEGRMEEARKLFEDMQKEGIQSNTITYNVLIDGHVKAGQIDKAKMVYRQMREKGFMPDCYTFNILVAGFYKFHRDWEDEVTLLCDDLFKPELCSDGSMLDVLVSRFCWDGRLDDARELLQSAVEQGVAISVAGFNSVITGFSKEGLEEEAFCLYQTMMDLGLSPSVSTCNALIIGLCNRGRLQEARELINKMTEKGFFVNVSAFTIYIDGCFRVGDVTAALRCWNEMERQGIHADVVGFSAYINGLCRANYIDEAQKAFYEMSRRGLVPNNFTYNSLISGFCRVGNVAEALKLEREMRQNGLFPDIFTSNIIIDGLCRQGRMKMANNMLIGMYTNGLAPDVVTYNTFINAYCRAFDMVNAVRFVNKMSSDGFEPDIFTYNIWIHSLSTNRMMNRAMKMLDELVSTGFVPNTITYNTFMNGICCDILDRAMILTGKLLKMAFVPNVVTVNLLLSHLCKQGLAKRALMWGERLCNVSFTFDDATQNILDRACRDVQEGAEIPVESGKGLFLEFLMRITYDFLCKSRHLECKPSMITRRPR from the coding sequence ATGCACGTAATTCTGACCCAAAAACAAATAGAGTTCCGCGGCTCCCATGCCGACCCCCCTCCCCCAATGCTCCCTGCCGCGTTCCGACGCGCCCGCCACCGGCCTCCTCCGCGACCGCTGCCCCAAGCTCCCGCTCCCTCCTTCCCCCCTCCAAGCCCACTGCCCACCAACTTCTCGACTCCCTACGCCGTCTGCGCCTCCCAAGGCTTCGATCCTATCGATCAATTCCTCCCTCCCCGAACCCTCCCTCGTTCGCCGAGCCGCCGCCACCTCTACCGCGAAACCCTACTATCCCTCGCTTACGTCCTCAAGACTGCGCCCGGCCGCCTCCACGACCTTAAATCCCTCGCCTTGGACGGTCTCCGCGCCGCCCCCCTCGCCCGCCTCCTCTGCTCCTTCCCCCGCCACCAGCCTGCCCTTGCCTTCTTTGACGCCGCCCTCCCCGATCTCTCCGCCGACACCGTCAGCTCCTGCTGCGAAGCCGCCCACCTCGTCGCCACCATCGGCGACCCCGCCCTAAAGCCTCTCGCGCAGGACCTCCTTGCCTCCCTCCTCCGGCGAATCGGACCCGGTCGTGCCGCCGAGATTATTCATTGGATCGACCGCCACCAGTCCCACTACCCCGCCCTACACTTGGTCCTCCACGGCTTCCTCGATGCTGGAATGGCTTCGGAAGCTGTGGACGTCTTGGCGCGGATCAGGAAACAGGGGGAGATTCCGAGCCTCACGGCATTGGCGATCCTCTTACGGTTGCTATTTCGAGGGGGTGATTCGAGAAAAGCTTGGAAACTGTTCAAGGATATGATCGGAAGAGGCCCCCGCCCAAGCTTCAGGACTTTCAATGCCATGATTCTTGGGTCGTGCCAGAAAGGGCACGTCCGTGTGGGTGAGGGGCTTCTACAAGTGATGCCAAGGTTGCATTGTGAGCCAGATGCTTGTAGCTACAACATCTTGCTCAAGGCACATTGTATTTACCGTCGGACTTCATACGCCTTTGACTTGTTTGATTCAATGCTCAGTTCAGGATGTGCTCCTACAGTTGTGACATATAGTATACTGATCGATGCCTTGTGCCATGAAGGGAGGATGGAGGAAGCAAGAAAACTTTTTGAGGATATGCAGAAAGAGGGCATCCAGTCTAATACGATTACTTACAATGTTCTCATCGATGGGCATGTAAAGGCCGGGCAGATTGATAAAGCAAAAATGGTTTATCGACAGATGAGGGAGAAAGGATTCATGCCCGATTGCTACACATTCAACATATTAGTTGCAGGCTTCTATAAGTTCCACAGGGATTGGGAGGATGAGGTCACGCTCTTGTGTGATGATTTGTTTAAACCAGAGTTGTGTTCTGATGGGTCGATGTTGGATGTATTGGTTTCAAGGTTTTGTTGGGATGGACGGTTGGATGATGCCCGAGAGCTTCTGCAGAGTGCGGTTGAGCAGGGCGTGGCCATCAGTGTTGCTGGATTTAACTCAGTTATCACAGGCTTTAGCAAGGAGGGTCTTGAAGAAGAAGCTTTTTGTTTGTATCAGACTATGATGGACCTCGGCCTCTCTCCCTCGGTTTCCACTTGCAATGCCTTGATCATTGGCTTGTGCAATAGGGGAAGATTGCAGGAAGCCAGGGAATTAATAAATAAGATGACAGAGAAGGGTTTTTTTGTGAATGTATCTGCTTTCACAATCTATATAGATGGTTGTTTTAGAGTAGGTGATGTCACGGCCGCTTTGAGGTGCTGGAATGAAATGGAGAGACAAGGGATACATGCAGATGTGGTTGGCTTTTCGGCATACATCAACGGCCTTTGTAGGGCTAATTACATTGATGAAGCACAAAAGGCTTTCTACGAAATGTCTAGGAGAGGACTAGTCCCTAATAATTTCACCTATAATTCTTTGATATCTGGATTTTGTAGAGTTGGTAATGTAGCTGAGGCATTGAAACTTGAGAGGGAGATGAGACAGAATGGCCTTTTCCCTGATATCTTCACAAGCAACATAATTATTGATGGATTATGTAGACAAGGCAGGATGAAAATGGCAAACAACATGTTGATAGGAATGTACACTAACGGCTTAGCCCCAGATGTTGTAACTTACAATACTTTCATAAATGCATACTGTAGGGCTTTTGATATGGTTAATGCAGTCAGATTTGTCAACAAGATGTCTTCCGATGGTTTTGAACCAGATATTTTCACATACAATATATGGATCCACAGCCTCAGCACCAACCGTATGATGAATCGAGCCATGAAGATGCTAGATGAGCTTGTCTCAACAGGTTTTGTTCCAAACACAATTACCTATAACACTTTCATGAATGGTATTTGCTGTGACATACTTGATCGTGCTATGATTTTGACTGGAAAATTGCTTAAGATGGCCTTTGTTCCCAATGTTGTTACTGTTAACCTGTTACTTTCTCATCTCTGCAAGCAAGGGCTGGCAAAGAGGGCCCTAATGTGGGGAGAAAGACTTTGTAATGTCTCCTTCACCTTTGATGATGCCACACAGAATATATTAGACAGGGCCTGCAGAGATGTGCAAGAGGGTGCAGAAATTCCTGTGGAGTCAGGAAAAGGCTTATTTTTGGAATTTCTTATGCGGATTACTTATGATTTCTTATGCAAGAGCAGACATTTAGAATGTAAACCATCAATGATCACAAGACGTCCAAGATGA
- the LOC103994597 gene encoding beta-amylase 3, chloroplastic, which translates to MALTLRSSTSFMAPVDSKTHRASDELPGRLAFDVRKPAGRLRTLKASRQDVIERGTLLQHTEQAAELLHGPPTAHGDPGAGTSRVPVYVMLPLDTVSLAGGLTRARALNASLVALRSAGVEGVMVDVWWGLAEKDGPLRYNWKAYAELVQMVERNGLKLQMVMSFHQCGGNVGDNCSIPLPPWVQEERSRNPDIVYADRSGRRNPEYISLGCDMLPVLRGRTPIQVYSDYMRSFRDRFRDHLGRVIVEIQVGMGPCGELRYPSYPANNATWRFPGIGEFQCYDKYMKASLQAAAVSVGREEWGNGGPHDAGHYNQFPDDTGFFRREGTWNTDYGKFFLEWYSSKLLEHGDHVLAAAHAIFHGTGAKLSGKVAGIHWHYRTRSHAAELTAGYYNTRHRDGYLPVAKMMAMRGVILNFTCMEMKDEQQPGHAGCSPELLVRQVKQATAAAGAELAGENALERYDGSAYSQVLATSRGGDGMGLTAFTYLRMTKKLFEGENWRQLVAFVKSMSEGGRRVVLPKSDTARSDLYVGFVAGANRKPKVVDAAVRR; encoded by the exons ATGGCGCTAACTCTACGCTCATCGACCTCATTTATGGCCCCTGTGGATTCCAAGACCCACAGGGCCTCCGACGAGTTACCCGGCAGGCTGGCTTTCGACGTCCGCAAGCCCGCAGGCCGTCTCCGAACTTTGAAGGCCTCGAGGCAGGACGTGATCGAGCGAGGAACGCTGCTGCAACATACGGAGCAGGCGGCTGAGCTGCTCCACGGCCCCCCTACAGCTCATGGAGATCCAGGAGCGGGCACCTCCCGGGTGCCGGTTTACGTGATGCTGCCGCTGGACACGGTGTCGCTCGCGGGCGGGCTGACCCGGGCGCGGGCCCTGAACGCGAGTCTCGTGGCGCTGCGCAGTGCCGGAGTGGAGGGCGTCATGGTGGACGTGTGGTGGGGGTTGGCGGAGAAGGATGGGCCTCTGCGCTATAACTGGAAGGCCTATGCCGAACTGGTGCAGATGGTGGAGAGGAACGGGCTCAAGCTTCAGATGGTCATGTCCTTCCACCAGTGTGGCGGCAACGTCGGAGACAACTGCAG CATACCGCTACCACCGTGGGTGCAGGAAGAAAGGAGCAGGAACCCGGACATCGTGTACGCCGACAGATCAGGGAGGAGGAATCCAGAGTACATCTCCTTGGGCTGCGACATGCTGCCGGTGCTGAGGGGCCGAACTCCCATCCAAGTCTACTCTGATTACATGAGAAGCTTCCGCGACAGATTCCGCGACCATCTCGGCAGGGTCATCGTC GAGATTCAGGTAGGAATGGGACCCTGCGGGGAGCTGCGGTATCCGTCTTACCCGGCGAACAATGCAACCTGGAGATTCCCTGGAATCGGCGAGTTCCAGTGCTACGACAAG TATATGAAAGCTTCTCTGCAAGCAGCTGCAGTTTCCGTCGGCCGCGAGGAATGGGGAAACGGCGGGCCGCACGACGCTGGCCACTACAACCAATTCCCCGACGACACCGGCTTCTTCCGAAGAGAAGGAACATGGAACACCGATTACGGCAAATTTTTCCTGGAATGGTACTCGAGCAAGCTATTAGAGCACGGCGACCACGTCCTCGCTGCTGCTCATGCGATCTTCCATGGCACGGGTGCTAAATTATCAGGGAAGGTTGCGGGGATCCATTGGCACTACCGAACTCGATCCCATGCGGCGGAGCTGACCGCAGGGTATTACAACACACGACACAGAGACGGATACCTTCCCGTAGCTAAAATGATGGCCATGAGGGGGGTGATCCTCAACTTCACCTGCATGGAGATGAAAGACGAGCAGCAGCCCGGTCATGCCGGCTGCTCCCCGGAGCTTCTGGTCCGGCAGGTCAAGCAAgcgacggcggcggcgggagCAGAGCTTGCGGGGGAGAACGCGTTGGAGAGGTACGATGGGTCGGCGTACTCGCAGGTCTTGGCGACGAGCAGGGGCGGCGACGGCATGGGTTTGACCGCATTCACGTACTTGAGGATGACCAAGAAGCTGTTCGAAGGCGAGAATTGGCGGCAGTTGGTGGCGTTCGTGAAAAGCATGTCGGAAGGTGGAAGGAGGGTTGTGCTACCTAAGAGTGACACCGCCCGCTCCGACCTCTATGTTGGCTTCGTCGCCGGTGCCAACAGGAAGCCAAAGGTTGTTGACGCAGCTGTTCGTCGGTGA